Proteins co-encoded in one Myripristis murdjan chromosome 4, fMyrMur1.1, whole genome shotgun sequence genomic window:
- the tubgcp5 gene encoding gamma-tubulin complex component 5, with protein sequence MAHSTKFEKETERETKNLIRCITGIEDEDDQNYQMALKFCWSNFRFHRFLDVDSHKVQRSISGIYEKLMIHSDLSKAESWRRLTEEFLSSPLPNTDGTKTDVHHSILSLLLLLSGSPSNTNFTERPRVKEAEKEDNFDWAKYLMEGEDIDNGPYPDTPEWSEEESEDEDSQQPISREDSGIQVDRTPQEDQDNTDKTVPVTWTVGEPDARAWLEQHVVTPYWVAHAPRFPHSLHLHSNLLNVWDQHLYNSDPLYLPEEKAFVTETQVIRETLWLLSGVKKHFIFQHHDGKVSVRNNVVVTHLTSNCLRSVLEHIAVYGQAVFRLQRFIDEVTGYSSEPSPPGSSSSHSSKKGSEPPFRTYQAFVWALYKYFTSFKEELTTIEKELICKDETVTLSGVLERLSPHLAQIKELHKVFCTGVAEVPPETPNVVRASHLLNTLYKAIIEYDSVGEASEQAVALLFSLWTETVRPYLEIVDEWIVHGHLFDPAKEFIIQRNKDVPVNHRDFWYATYTLYSVSETVENDEKLNDAASGSSGGDQGSSNRQLTMVSFLKPVLKQIIMAGKSMQLLKNLDCKEAEQSERSSRDAERKSLYTLFLESVQSRLCRPEDSPSDTVSEQQATKRSLIKMQSIVAQHLQIDDVHDPLLAINFARLYLEQSDFHERFSGGDFIVDRSSQSVTCQTFELTLRSCLYPHIERRYIECCGNLMKTLKKDYKLLEYLQAMRNYFLLEAGDTMYDFYTAIFDKVLEKESWQQLSFLNVQLQEAVGQRYPEDSSRLSIFLETIDPARKKQPVNNLDVLTLSYKVPWPVDIVISSECQKIYNQVFLLLLQIKWAKYSLDTLRFNDLTEATKKLEGGVAEEVTVKETINQQIHRMCLLRVKLMHFVNSLHNYIMTRILHSTGLEFQHQVQEAKDLDQLIKIHYRYLSTIHDRCLLREKVSFVKEAIMKVLNLVLIFSDRWQAGFGAWKIESIDKMESDFKNCHMFLVTILNKAVCRGSFPHLESLALSLMAGFEQC encoded by the exons ATGGCACACAGCACCAAATTCGAGAaggagactgagagagaaacaaaaaaccTGATAAGATGCATCACCGGGATAGAAGACGAGGACGACCAGAATTATCAAATGGCGCTTAAATTCTGCTGGTCCAATTTCAG GTTTCACCGCTTCCTGGATGTGGACAGCCATAAAGTTCAACGTAGTATAAGCGG GATATATGAAAAGCTGATGATCCACTCAGACCTAAGTAAagcagagagctggaggaggctgaCTGAAGAGTTCCTCAGTTCACCTTTACCTAACACAGATGGAACTAAG ACTGATGTGCATCATAGTATACTGTCCCTGTTGCTCTTGCTATCGGGGTCCCCCTCAAACACAAACTTCACCGAGAGACCCCGGGTGAAGGAGGCTG aaaaAGAAGATAACTTTGACTGGGCTAAATATCTGATGGAGGGTGAGGACATCGACAATGGACCATACCCAGATACTCCC GAGTGgtctgaggaggagagtgaagaCGAGGAcagccagcagccaatcagcagggagGATTCTGGGATCCAGGTGGATCGCACCCCCCAGGAGGATCAGGACAACACTGACAAGACGGTTCCAGTCACATGGACAG TGGGTGAGCCTGACGCTCGGGCCTGGCTTGAACAGCATGTGGTGACGCCCTATTGGGTGGCTCATGCCCCTCGTTTTCCCCACAGCCTACATTTACACTCCAACTTGCTCAATGTTTG GGATCAGCACTTATACAACAGTGATCCATTGTATCTGCCAGAAGAAAAGGCCTTTGTCACAGAGACCCAAGTTATACGGGAGACACTGTG GCTTCTCTCTGGGGTGAAGAAGCACTTTATATTTCAGCATCATGATGGAAAAGTGTCAGTAAGGAATAATGTGGTGGTAACTCATCTGACAAGC aACTGCCTGCGCTCTGTACTGGAACATATTGCAGTGTATGGGCAGGCAGTATTCAGGCTGCAGAGGTTCATTGATGAGGTAACAGGATACAGCTCTGAGCCAAGCCCGCCAGGCTCCAGCTCCTCCCATTCCTCTAAGAAGGGCTCAGAGCCTCCATTCAGGACCTACCAGGCCTTTGTCTGGGCACTTTACAAGTATTTCACCAGCTTCAAAGAGGAACTGACCACAATTGAGAAAGAACTCATATGCAAAG ATGAGACGGTAACCCTGTCTGGCGTTCTGGAGCGACTCAGTCCTCACTTGGCGCAGATCAAAGAGCTACACAAAGTCTTCTGCACCGGAGTCGCTGAAGTGCCCCCTGAAACTCCAAATGTTGTGCGGGCCTCACACCTGCTCAACACCCTCTACAAGGCTATTATTGAGTATGACAGTGTCGGCGAGGCATCAGAGCAAGCT GTGGCCCTGTTATTCTCACTGTGGACAGAGACGGTCAGACCTTACTTGGAGATTGTGGATGAATGGATTGTTCATGGTCACCTGTTTGACCCAGCCAAAGAGTTCATTATCCAAAG GAACAAGGATGTGCCAGTCAACCACCGGGACTTCTGGTATGCCACCTACACACTGTACAGTGTGTCTGAGACGGTAGAGAACGACGAGAAGCTGAATGACGCAGCCAGTGGGAGCTCTGGAGGAGATCAGGGCTCAAGCAACAGGCAGCTCACCATGGTGTCCTTCTTGAAACCGGTCCTCAAGCAGATCATCATGGCTGGGAAGTCCATGCAGCTGCTCAAAAATTTGGACTGCAAAGAGGCTGAGCAGTCTGAGAGATCTTCTAGAG atgcagagaggaagagtttATATACACTGTTCCTGGAGTCGGTGCAGTCACGCCTCTGCCGCCCTGAGGACTCGCCCTCAGATACAGTGAGTGAACAACAGGCCACCAAGAGGAGTCTTATTAAGATGCAGTCCATTGTAGCACAACATCTGCAGATCGATGACGTCCACGATCCGCTGTTGGCCATCAACTTTGCCAG GCTGTACCTGGAGCAGAGTGACTTCCATGAAAGATTCTCCGGAGGTGATTTCATTGTGGACCGTTCATCACAGTCGGTCACCTGCCAGACCTTTGAGCTGACCCTGCGCTCCTGCCTCTACCCCCACATCGAGAGGAGGTACATTGAGTGCTGTGGGAACCTTATGAAGACTCTGAAAAAAGACTATAA GCTGCTGGAATACCTCCAAGCTATGAGGAACTACTTCCTCCTGGAGGCTGGAGACACCATGTATGACTTCTACACAGCTATATTTGACAAGGTGCTGGAGAAGGAGAGCTGGCAGCAGCTGTCCTTCCTCAACGTGCAGCTGCAGGAGGCAGTCGGGCAGCGCTACCCGGAGGACAGCAGCAG GTTGTCAATTTTCTTGGAGACCATCGACCCTGCCAGGAAAAAACAGCCTGTGAATAATCTCGATGTACTTACACTCAGTTACAAG GTTCCCTGGCCTGTCGACATTGTAATCAGCTCCGAGTGTCAGAAGATTTATAATCAAgtgtttctcctgctgctgcagatcAAATGGGCCAAATACAGTTTAGACACACTTCGATTCAATG ATCTGACTGAAGCCACTAAGAAACTGGAGGGGGGTGTTGCTGAGGAAGTAACAGTCAAGGAGACGATAAATCAACAGATTCACCGGATGTGTCTGCTGCGAGTCAAACTCATGCACTTTGTCAACAGCCTTCACAACTACATCATGACCAGG ATTCTACACAGCACAGGTCTGGAGTTTCAGCACCAAGTACAGGAAGCTAAGGACCTGGACCAGCTGATCAAGATCCATTACAGATACTTGTCAACCATTCATGACCGCTGCCTGCTGAGGGAGAAG GTCAGTTTTGTGAAGGAGGCAATAATGAAGGTTCTCAATCTGGTCCTCATCTTCTCTGATCGATGGCAAGCTGGGTTTGGAGCATGGAA GATTGAGTCCATTGATAAGATGGAGTCAGATTTCAAAAACTGTCACATGTTCCTGGTGACAATCCTGAATAAAGCTGTTTGCCGTGGCTCCTTTCCTCACT TGGAGTCCCTCGCCCTGTCGCTGATGGCCGGCTTCGAGCAGTGCTGA
- the chst7 gene encoding carbohydrate sulfotransferase 7: protein MKRRLQKKYLILILAYSVLLLLIPYVLDYRSKSAQVKHGLQQQPRCPDLDNTMALWDTGYKFNTSDTADYTGNNNRSQGRTHIYLHATWRTGSSFLGELFNQHPDVFYLYEPMWHIWQALYPGDAGSLQGAVRDMMNALYRCDFSVLKLYAGSQNISTSFIFGWKMNKVICSEPLCDAHKRHEIGLVKEDMCGKCPKRDIRELERECKKYPVVVIKGVRVLDLSTLVPLMKDPAINLQIIQLFRDPRAVHNSRLKSKQALVKESIQVLRSKKQTDKYKRLLVPNNRVNRAESYVSSAMELICDNWLSDMMLVMNAPPWVRRNYIRIRYEDLVLHPMEELQRLYHFSNLSTFPALEKFVLNMTHGQGYSSDKPFLISSRDAKEAIFAWRERLNVEQINQVEAYCSEVMRQLGYQKNSVDKT from the coding sequence ATGAAGAGGCGGCTGCAGAAGAAATACTTGATTTTAATACTCGCATATTCAGTTCTGCTTCTGCTAATCCCCTACGTGCTAGATTACCGGAGTAAATCCGCGCAAGTGAAGCATGGACTTCAACAACAGCCCAGATGCCCCGATTTGGACAACACAATGGCACTGTGGGATACTGGGTACAAATTCAACACGTCCGACACCGCGGATTACACCGGCAACAACAACAGGAGCCAGGGTCGGACACACATCTACCTGCACGCCACATGGAGGACGGGCTCGTCTTTTTTAGGGGAGTTGTTCAATCAGCACCCCGATGTTTTCTACTTGTATGAGCCCATGTGGCACATATGGCAGGCGCTGTACCCGGGGGACGCGGGCAGCCTCCAGGGCGCCGTCCGGGACATGATGAATGCCCTGTACCGCTGCGACTTCTCCGTGCTCAAACTTTACGCCGGCTCTCAAAACATCAGCACGTCCTTCATATTTGGCTGGAAGATGAACAAGGTGATCTGCTCGGAGCCGCTGTGCGACGCGCACAAGCGCCACGAAATTGGATTAGTGAAGGAGGACATGTGCGGAAAGTGCCCCAAAAGGGACATCAGGGAACTGGAGAGGGAGTGCAAAAAGTACCCGGTGGTGGTGATCAAAGGGGTCCGTGTGCTGGACCTGAGCACGCTGGTTCCCTTGATGAAAGACCCGGCGATCAACCTGCAGATCATTCAGCTGTTCAGAGACCCGAGAGCTGTTCACAACTCGCGTCTGAAGTCGAAACAGGCCCTGGTGAAGGAGAGCATCCAGGTGCTGAGGAGTAAGAAGCAGACTGATAAATACAAGCGTCTCCTGGTGCCGAACAACAGGGTGAACAGGGCAGAGAGCTATGTCTCCAGCGCCATGGAGCTCATCTGTGACAACTGGCTCAGTGACATGATGCTGGTGATGAACGCACCGCCCTGGGTGAGGAGGAATTACATCCGCATCCGCTACGAGGACCTGGTGCTGCACCCCATGGAAGAGCTACAGAGGCTCTACCACTTCTCCAACCTCTCCACCTTCCCCGCACTGGAGAAATTTGTGCTCAACATGACGCACGGCCAGGGATACTCCTCCGACAAGCCCTTCCTCATCTCGTCCAGGGATGCAAAAGAGGCGATATTTGCCTGGAGGGAGAGACTGAACGTTGAGCAAATAAATCAGGTGGAGGCCTACTGCAGTGAAGTCATGAGGCAGCTGGGATATCAGAAAAATAGTGTGGATAAAACATAG